A window of the Lagenorhynchus albirostris chromosome 1, mLagAlb1.1, whole genome shotgun sequence genome harbors these coding sequences:
- the PCLAF gene encoding PCNA-associated factor isoform X1 produces the protein MVRTKAGSVAGTYRKVVASRAPRKVLGSSTSAANSTPLSSRKAENKYAGGNPVCVRPTPKWQKGIGEFFRLSPKDSEKENRIPEEAGSSGLGKAKRKSCPLPPDHTDEKE, from the exons ATGGTGAGGACTAAAGCAGGCAGTGTCGCTGGCACGTACAGAAAAG TGGTGGCTTCTCGAGCCCCCAGGAAGGTGCTTGGTTCCTCCACCTCCGCCGCTAATTCCACGCCGCTTTCGTCAAGGAAAG ctGAAAATAAGTATGCAGGAGGGAATCCAGTTTGTGTGCGCCCAACTCCCAAGTGGCAAAAAGGAATCGGAGAATTCTTCAGGCTGTCCCCTAAAGATTCAGAAAAGGAGAATAGGATTCCTGAGGAGGCAGGAAGCAGTGGCTtgggaaaagcaaagagaaa GTCATGTCCTTTGCCACCTGATCATAcagatgaaaaagaatag
- the PCLAF gene encoding PCNA-associated factor isoform X2 codes for MVRTKAGSVAGTYRKVVASRAPRKVLGSSTSAANSTPLSSRKAENKYAGGNPVCVRPTPKWQKGIGEFFRLSPKDSEKENRIPEEAGSSGLGKAKRKEC; via the exons ATGGTGAGGACTAAAGCAGGCAGTGTCGCTGGCACGTACAGAAAAG TGGTGGCTTCTCGAGCCCCCAGGAAGGTGCTTGGTTCCTCCACCTCCGCCGCTAATTCCACGCCGCTTTCGTCAAGGAAAG ctGAAAATAAGTATGCAGGAGGGAATCCAGTTTGTGTGCGCCCAACTCCCAAGTGGCAAAAAGGAATCGGAGAATTCTTCAGGCTGTCCCCTAAAGATTCAGAAAAGGAGAATAGGATTCCTGAGGAGGCAGGAAGCAGTGGCTtgggaaaagcaaagagaaa AGAATGTTGA